ATCCCGTCTATAGCATTCAGTTTTTGAGAGTAGGAGAGATGAAGTGTAATTACATTTAAAAATATAAATGCAAAAACAAATTGTTTGAATTTCATTAATTAAAACTGTTTTTTACAATAGTTTTGAGTTCATTATCAAATTCCGGATTTGAAATTTCATCTTTTTCCAAATCAAAATTAGCATTGAATGAAGGTAATGAAAATAGGGCTTTTATCTGAGCGCCATATCTTGGAAATGCAGTTTTTGCAATTTCTAAAACAGAAGCACCGCCTCTCGCCCCAGGTGAAGTCGCCATTAATAGCATTGGTTTTTGCTGGAACACATCTTTTATAATCCTGGAACTCCAGTCAAATACATTTTTAAAGGCAGCTGAATAATTTCCGTTATTTTCAGCCAAAGAAACCACTAGTATATCAGCACTTTCTATTTTTTTAAGAAATGATTTTGCGGTTTCGTGCTGTCCTATTTCTTTTTCTAAATCAACGCTGAATAAAGGCATTTCAAAATCATTCAGATCTAAAATTTCTATTTCTGCATTTTCAAACTGATTTGCGGCATAAGCAGCTAGATGTTTATTGATGGACTGTTGGCTGTTACTTCCTGCAAAGGCTATAATTTTCATGGTTTGTTTTTTAATTAAAAATACTAAAATTAAGTTACAATTAAAAACGCAGTAAATTGAAATAAATTTTACAAAAAAAAGTCCAAAATGAATGATTCTTTTTGGACTTTTATGATTTTGAATACAGTGAAATTAATTCTGTTCTAATTGTTTTTCAGGGTGATAGCCAAAAAGATGATGTTCTTTTATGATTTCGGCAACTCCGGAAGGAAGCATTGGTTCCCAGCCAGGTTTTCCCTGACCAATCATTTTCAATACTTCACGGGAAAATACATTTAAAATATCTGGGTTGTAGTCTACAATATCAACTACTTTTCCGTTGAATTTAAAGAATTTATACAATTCTTTCATTCTTGGATGTACTTTTAGATTTTCTGAAGTAATAATTTCTCCATTTTCACCCAACATTGGATATAAAAACACTTTCATATCACGATAGAATAATTTTCCAAAAGCTTCAAGTATTC
The Flavobacterium flavigenum genome window above contains:
- a CDS encoding NADPH-dependent FMN reductase codes for the protein MKIIAFAGSNSQQSINKHLAAYAANQFENAEIEILDLNDFEMPLFSVDLEKEIGQHETAKSFLKKIESADILVVSLAENNGNYSAAFKNVFDWSSRIIKDVFQQKPMLLMATSPGARGGASVLEIAKTAFPRYGAQIKALFSLPSFNANFDLEKDEISNPEFDNELKTIVKNSFN